TATGGATGTTGTGCAGATAAATGTATATGATCTCTTGAAATATAAGAACCTTATTATAACAAAAAATGGTATCGAGAAAGTAGCTGAGGTGTGGTCATGAATATTGATATCCATGACATAATCTGCTATCCGATTATTACGGAACGGAGTACCATGCTGAGAGAGGAAATGAACAAGGTGCTGTTTATTGTAAATTCGTATGCTAACAAGATACAGGTTAAGCGGGCAGTTGAAGAATTACTTAAAGTAAAGGTTGAAAAAGTTAATCTGATAAATATGCCGGGTAAGAAAAAAAGACTTGGTAAATTTGAAGGTATAATGCCGGGAAAGAAGAAGGCAGTGGTTACCCTGAGAAAAGGGGAGAAATTGGCAATATTTGAGGGTGCGTAAATTATGGGACTAAAAAAGTTTAAACCGACGTCTCCAGGTGTAAGGGGGAAGACAAGCCTTACGTTTGATGAGATTACGAAATCAACGCCTGAGAAGTCGTTGGTTTCATCAAAGAAGCGATATGGAGGCAGGAATAATAATGGGCGTATTACTGCTGATCATAAGGGTGGCGGACACAGGCAGCTCTACAGAAAGATTGACTTCAAGCGTGACAAGATATCTATACCTGCTAAAGTAGCGGCGATAGAGTATGATCCTAACAGGACTGCAAGGATTGCATTACTTCATTATGCTGATGGTGAAAAGAGGTATATTGTATGTCCCGAAGGATTGAAGGTTGGTGATCAGCTCAGTTCAGGACCGGAAAGTGAGATAAGGGTAGGTAATGCACTTCCATTATCAAATATTCCATTGGGAACGATGATTCACAATATTGAACTATTACCGGGCCGGGGTGCGAAGCTTGCGAGAAGTGCCGGCGCTGCAGTTCAGCTTATGGCCAAGGAAGGTGATTATGTGACGGTCAGGCTGGGGTCCGGTGAGATAAGGATGGTGCATGCGAGGTGTATGGCTACCCTTGGTCAGGTCGGAAACATAGAGCATTTCAACGTCTCTATAGGCAAGGCTGGAAGATCCAGGTGGCTTGGCAAGAGACCTCATGTAAGGGGAGTTGCTATGAATCCGGTTGACCATCCGCATGGCGGCGGTGAGGGTAAGACCTCCGGAGGCAGACATCCATGCACGCCATGGGGTAAGCCGACAAAGGGCTATAAGACTCGCAGGAATAAGACAACTGGCAAGTTAATTATCAAGCGGAGGAAGTAAGGTAAATGGCACGTTCTGTCAAAAAAGGTCCTTTTATAGATTCTCATCTTTCAAAGAAAATTGAAAATATGAATCGCGGAGGAGAGAAAAAGATATTAAAGACATGGTCAAGACGGTCAACTATAATCCCGGAAATGATAGGACATACCATAGCAGTTCACAACGGGAAAAAGTTTATCCCGGTCTACGTAACTGACAATATGATTGGTCACAAGCTTGGAGAGTTTTCCCCTACCAGATCGTTTAAGGGGCACTCAGGCGGTAAGACGGAGAAATCTACCTCATTAAAATAGTGATAAGTTTGAAGAAGCGATGAGCGTTAAGAAGCAATGAGCCATGAGTAGTTAGTAATGAGTTTGGGGAGATTATTTAGTTAATAAGGGGAGTTGTTAATTTTATGGAATCTAAAGCAATATTAAGATATGCGAGAGTGGCGCCAAGGAAGGCCAGGCGGGTGATGAATCTTGTCCGAGGCAAGAATGTGGGAGAGGCGCTTAATATACTTAAATTTCTTCCTCAGCATGCATCTTTTACGATTGATAAAGTACTGAAATCAGCTATAGCAAATGCCAGACAGAAAAATATTGGCGATGTAGATGAGCTGGTTATCAGCAGTGCCTTTGTAGATCATGGACCGGCGCTTAAAAGGTTTAAGGCGGGCCCGATGGGCAAGGGAATGAGCAGAAAGAAGCATATGAGTCATATAACAGTTGTCCTGTCTACAATAGAGGCAGCTAAGCGTCGTTAAGGTAAAGGGAGGGGTTAGATTGGGACAGAAGGTTCATCCGATTGGTTTCAGGTTAGGGTATATAAAGTTATGGAATTCCAGGTGGTATGCAGAGCGCGGATATGCAGCATTGCTGCATGAGGACCTGAAGGTGAGAAACCTTGTCAAAAGCAAGCTTGCTCACGCTGGAGTATCAATGATTGGAATTGAACGTTCTACGCAGACTGCCAAGGTCAACATTCATACTGCCAGACCAGGAATAATTATTGGCCGAAAGGGAGCAGAGGTAGATAAGCTGAAGAAGGACTTAGAAGCCCTTACAGGTAAGCAGATCTCAGTAAATATACTTGAGATCAAGAAACCGGAGATAGATTCACAGCTTGTTGCAGAGAACATTGCATCTCAGCTGGTAAAAAGAATAGCCTTCAGAAGGGCAATGAAGAAGAGCGTTGCCTCAGCAATGAGGTTTGGTGCACAGGGAATAAAGATACAATGCTCCGGTCGTTTGGCAGGTTCTGAAATTGCAAGGACAGAGTGGTATCGTGAAGGTCAGGTTCCGCTTCATACTCTGAGGGCTGATATTGACTACGGATTTGCCGAGGCTAAGACTACGTACGGCCAGATAGGCATAAAGGTATGGATATATAAAGGTGAGGTACTTTCTGACAGGGAGGATATAGCTGGTGTTAGCGCCTAAGAAGATAAAGCACAGAAAGGTTCAGAAAGGTCGCATGAACGGAAAGGCAACGAGAGGGGCCGAACTTAGTTTCGGAACATTCGGCATCAAGACTCTGGAACCGGGGTTGATTACTGCAAGGCAGATAGAGGCTGCCCGTATCGCTATTACACGGCATGTTAAACGTGGCGGTAAGGTGTGGATCAGGATATTCCCGGATAAGCCTGTAACAAAGAAGCCGGCTGAGACAAGAATGGGAAAAGGCAAGGGACCTGTTGAGGGGTGGGTAGCAGTTGTACTTCCGGGTCGTATATTATATGAGATGGATGGTGTTAGTAAGGAGGTCGCGAAAGAGGCATTGAGACTTGCTGCACATAAGCTTCCTGTTGCGACTAAATTCATAGAAAGAGGCGGGGATATAATATGAAGATGACAGAACTGCTCGCTGCCACAATAGAAGAGCTTAAGGGACGTGAGACTGAATTAAAGAGAGAGATGTTTAATCTCAGGTTTCAGCAGGCTGTCGGCGGCAGTCTTGAAAACCCGATGCGCATTAGAAATGTAAAGAGAGAAATAGCAAGGATTAAGACTGTGGCGCAGCAGCGAAAGGCGGAGGGGTAATGGTTGTGAAGAGGCGCAAAGAATTCGTGGGTAAGGTCGTAAGCGACAAGATGAATAAGACTGTAACGGTATTGGTTGAAAATCTGTACAAGCATCCAAAATACGGTAAAGTAGTCAAGATGCGTATGAAGTTTAAGGCTCATGATGAAGAAAACAAGTGTCATGCAGGTGACAAGGTGAAGATAATAGAGACAAGACCTATAAGTAAAGATAAACATTGGACAGTTGTTGACATACTTGAAAGCAGTCAGGCAGGGGAATAGGAAATTATATGATTCAGCCAAGAACAGTGTTAGAAGTTGCAGATAACTCAGGTGCAAAGAAAGTGATGTGTATTAGAGTAATGGGTGGATCCAACAGGAGATATGCCGGCATTGGGGATGTTATTGTTGTTAGTGTTAAGGAGGCAATCCCTGATGGAACTGCCAAGAAAGGGCAGGTTGCGAAGGCAGTAATTGTGAGGTCTGTTGACAGCATTCGCCGTGATGATGGATCCTACATCAGATTTGACAAGAATGCTGCGGTTCTTATTAATGCCCAGGGTGAACCGATCGGTACAAGAATATTCGGCCCCGTTGCCAGAGAACTGAGATGGAAGAAATTTATGAAGATTATTTCTCTTGCTCCGGAGGTGGTGTAATGCAGTTAAGAATAAAAAAAGGTGATACAGTAGAGGCCATTTACGGCAGAGAAAAAGGAAAGAGGGGGAAGGTACTAAGGGTATTGTCCTCAAAAGGCAGTCGGTATGTGCTGGTTGAGCAGATAAATATGATCAAGAAACACATGAAGCCTTCGCAGAAGATTAAAGAAGGCGGTATCATTGAAAGAGAAGGCCGCATGCATATATCCAACGTATCCATGGTTTGTCCAAAATGCAGTAAGGCAACCAGGGTAGGGGTGCAGGTCGGTGATGATAAGAAGCTGCGTTATTGTAAGAAGTGCAGGGAGATCATTGATTAGTTAACGTCGTACTTGAATAAAGGTATATTATGGGAAAAGGTCAAATAAAAAATAGTTTGCCAAGGTTAAAGGAAAAATATCAGAAAGAGGTTATTCCGGCACTTATTCAGGAGTTTTCTTATGAAAATCCTGTCAGGGCGCCTCATATCAAGAAGATTGTAGTCAACGCCGGAATTGGAGAGGCCGTTCAAAATGTTAAAATGCTGGATGGTGTGGTTGAAGAGCTGAAACAGATTTGCGGGCAGCAGCCACTGGTAACAAAGTCGAAGAAGGCTATTGCCAGCTATAAACTTCGAGAAGGAATGCCAATAGGCTGCAAAGTTACCCTCAGGGGAAACAGAATGTATGAGTTCCTGGACAGATTAATCAGTATAGCATTGCCGAGAATCAGGGATTTCAGGGGGATTAATGGAAATTCCTTTGATGGTATGGGAAATTATACACTGGGTTTGAAAGAACAGATAATTTTCCCGGAGATAAAGTATGAGACTGTGACATTTGTTCATGGATTTGATATCACAATAGTTACAAGCGCTGAGAATGACAATGAGGGTAAGGCCCTGTTGAGATTGATGGGGATGCCGTTTAGGAAATGACGTTACTGATGGAGGGAATGTGGCAAAGAAGTCTCTGATAGCAAAATCAAAACTGGATCCCAAGTTTAAGGTCCGCAAATATAACCGATGTCCGTTGTGCGGCAGATCAAGGGCGTTTTTGCGGAAATTTCAGATGTGCCGTATATGTTTCAGGTCTAATAGCCTGTTGGGTAATATCCCGGGCGTGATTAAGTCGAGCTGGTAACATAAGAAGCAATGAGTGTAAAGCAATGGGTAATGAGGTAAACATAAATAAGTGTTGATGACCTGGATTCTAACGGTTTGGAATCCTATTAATTTGGAGTAATTTAATATGGTAATGACAGATCCAATAGCAGACATGTTGACCAGAATCAGGAATGCGAGTAATCAAAAGCATTCAGCTGTTGATATACCTATATCTAAGTTGAAACTTGAGATGGCGAGGATTCTTAAAGAAAGTGGTTTTGTTCAAAATTACAACGTTGATGGAGAAGGTAAAGATAAAAAGATATCTGTACAGTTGAGGTACAACCGGAATGATGCCCCGGTCATTACAGGTTTAAAACGTATCAGTAAACCAGGATGCAGGGTTTATGTAGGTAAAGATGAGGTCCCCCGGGTAATAGGAGGGATTGGGATAGCCATACTTTCGACTTCGAGGGGACTTCTTTCAGATAAAGAAGCACGGAAAGATAAAGTAGGCGGTGAAGTTTTGTGTTATGTTTGGTAAAAAATACTAAGGGGTAAACAAAGTGTCGAGGATTGGTAAGAAACCTATAGCAATACCCAAAGGGGTAGAAGTTAAAGTAGAAAGTAATATTGTATCTGTTAAGGGACCTAAGGGTAGTTTACAGAGAACATTCTCAAGAGATGTAAATATTACAAATCATGAAGGTACAGTCACAGTGGCATCTGTTGGGAATGAAAAACAATACAGATCTCTTCATGGCCTTACAAGAACGCTCATATCCAATATGGTGGAAGGTGTAACAAACGGATATGAAAAGGTGCTTGAGATCAGCGGTGTTGGTTACAAGTCAGCTATGCAGGGCAGAAACATAATGCTGAATTTGGGTTTCTCTCATCAGGTTATTTATCCACTTCCTGACGGGATTGACGCCGCTATTGATAAACAGACTGTTATAACCCTTAAGGGGTCTGACAAGGAGTTATTAGGTCAGGTAGCCGCCAATATACGCGGAATGCGTTTACCTGAACCATATAAAGGCAAGGGAATAAAGTATAAGAATGAGCGAATAGTAAGAAAGGCCGGAAAGACCGGTAAGAAATAAGGAGGAGGACGTTGTCTAAGGAAGATTTGCGGGAAAAACGACATAAGAGGGTCAGAAAAAAGATTGCGGGAACGCAGGAGAGGCCCAGGTTGTGTGTATACAAGAGTAACCGCTACATATATGCCCAGATTATTGATGATATGAAGGGTCACACACTCGCGAGTGCATCATCCATTGAGGAAGCGATTCGGACTGAAAATGTCAACTGTGAGATATCAAGAAAAGTTGGTGCGTTAATTGGAACAAGGGCAGTGGAACGTGGCATAAAAGTAGTAGTATTTGATCGCAGTGGTTACAGGTATCATGGCAATATTAAATCTCTTGCAGATGGCGCAAGGGAAAGCGGACTGGAATTTTAATATTGCTTAATTGATTATGGGGGGTGTCTTGAAGAAGATTAATCCAGATGAGCTTACTTTAAAGGATAAAGTTGTTCACATAAATCGCGTTGCAAAAGTCGTTAAAGGCGGCAGGAGGTTTAGCTTCAGTGCCCTCGTTGTTATTGGTGATGAAAACGGATGTGTCGGATTTGGTAAGGGCAAGGCAGCCGAAGTACCGGAGGCGATACGGAAGGCCATGGAACATGCCAAGAAAAATCTTGTAAGATTTCCTTTAACTAATACTACTGTGCCTCATGAGATCATTGGACATTTTGGTGCAGAGGCAGTGGTCATCAGGCCGGCTTCATCAGGAACCGGGATAATTGCCGGTGGGGCAGTCAGGGCGATGATGGAAGTTGCCGGTGTACAAAACGTATTATGTAAGTCTCTTGGAAGTGGAAATCCTTTTAATGTCGTACGTGCCACTTTAGAAGGCTTAAAATTATTAAGGGTGCCGGAGGAAGTCATTAAATTACGCGAAGCAGCAATTGGAAGTGTGCAATAGTCGCAGGCGATAACCCCTGAATTATCCGGAGAAAATAATGAAAAAGATTGAAATAAAACAGGTAAGGAGTGGTATAGGGACTCCTGAAAAACATAGATTGACAATTAAGGCATTGGGATTGAGGCGCATTGGGCATACAGTTCTAAGGGAAGATACACCGGAAATAAGAGGAATGGTTTGGAAGATAAAACATCTTGTGGAGGTGTCGGAGGGGGTAGATGAAGCTAAATGAGTTAAGACCTGCAAAGGGCGCTAAAAAGAAACGTAAAATAGTAGGCAGGGGGCCGGGATCAGGCCACGGCAAGACATCTACAAAGGGACATAAGGGACAGCTTGCCCGATCAGGCGGAGGAAAGGGGCCTGGATTTGAAGGCGGTCAGATGCCGCTACATAGAAGGTTGATCAAGAGAGGTTTTAATAATCCTTTTAAAATCAGGTACGATGTGGTTAATCTTGATACCCTGGAAAAATATTTTCATGCAGGAGAAGCCGTAACACCAGAGACCCTTTCAGGTAAGGGTATTATTAAACGATCTGCAGATGCAGTCAAGATCCTCAGCCGCGGAGAGATAAGCAAGCCACTGTCTGTACAGGCAAATAAATTCAGCAGGAAGGCTGTAGAGATGATTTTGAGTGCCGGTGGAACTGCAGAGGTAATTTAAGTGTTCGATAGAATAGTCAACAGTATTAAGAATGTATTAAAGATTGAAGAGCTGAGAAGCAGGATCCTTTTCACATTTGGGTTACTTGCAATTTACCGTCTTGGAGCCCATACCCCGACTCCTGGAATCAATGGCGCCGCACTAAGTCAGTTTTTGCGTGACAAGGGTGGTGCACTCATGGGATTTTTTGATATATTCTCCGGCGGTGCCCTGTCAAAACTTTCAATATTTGCACTGGGCATCATGCCTTATATATCTGCGTCTATTATCCTGCAGTTGCTTACTGTAGTTATACCTACACTGGCAAATCTGGCCAAGGAGGGCGAGAGCGGGCGTCGCACCATTACACAATATACCAGATATCTGACGGTTTTAATAAGTTTTATTCAATCATTCGGTATTGCTGTAGGTCTGGAAGGTATGCAGAATGGGATGTTTATTCAAACCCCTGGATGGTCATTTCGCTTGATGACAGTACTTACCCTTACGACAGGCACTATCTTTGTCATGTGGCTTGGTGAACAGATCAATGAACGTGGAATTGGAAATGGTATATCAATTATTATCTTCGCAGGTATTATTGCCAATATACCTCAGGCTGCAATAAACACATTCAGGCTTTACATCGCAGGTCAGATTGGCGCCTTCTTGTTAATAATAGTAGCTATTATGATACTTGCTGTTACTGCTGTAGTCGTATATATTGAGAGTGCAAAAAGGAAGATACCTGTGCAGTATGCCAAACGTGTTGTGGGCAGAAAGGTATATGGAGGACAGAGTACACACATCCCGCTTAAATTAAATACGGCAGGTGTAATACCTCCCATTTTTGCATCTTCACTAATAGCATTTCCAGCTATGGTTGCAGGGTTTATTGCAGTTCCCTGGGTTAACTCAATCGCCAATCAATTTGCTCCGGGATCATTTCTATACACGTTCCTTTATGCAGTGCTGATAATATTCTTCTGCTATTTTTATACAGCTGTTGTCTTAAATCCTGTTGATATGGCAGATAATATGAAGAAATATGGAGGATTTATTCCTGGTATAAGGCCCGGACAGAGGACGTCAGACTACATATACAAGGTAATGTCGAGGCTTACATTAATTGGCGCCCTCTATTTAACTGCCGTATCAATACTGCCGGAACTTCTCGTAGCTTATGCACATGTGCCGTTTTACTTTGGAGGTACGTCAGTGCTGATTGTTATTGTAGTTGCCATGGACACTGCACAGCAGATTGAGACACATATGATAAGCAGGAACTACGAAGGTTTTCTGAAAAAAGGACGGGTCAAGAACAAGGGGTCGTGGTAGATCATAAAGTCTTTGCAGATCTCAGGTGATGCTGAAATAATGTTAAAATGAGTTCAGCTCACTGTTTATATGATAAGAAAGTGGAAAGACATGGATGGTAGAAGGTCAGCATGAATTTTATACTGTTAGGACCGCCAGGTGTAGGCAAGGGTACTCAGGCATGGAAGCTTGCTGAAAAATATGGCATTCCGCAGATATCCACAGGGGATATGCTGCGTGAGGCGATACAAAATGGGACTGAACTTGGCATACAAGCCAGATCATATATGGATAGTGGTAAACTCGTGCCTGACGAGGTTGTTATCGGGATAGTAGAAGAGCGGTTGAGGATGAGTGATTGTGTCTCTGGTTGGATACTTGACGGATTCCCGCGGACCATTCAACAGGCGTCGGCATTGGATATGATGTTAAGCAAAAATAATTCCAAAATTGACCATGTCCTGAGTCTTGAGGCTGCAGAAGAGGATGTTGTAAAGAGGCTAAGCGGAAGAAGGAGTTGTGAGGGATGCCAGAAAACATTTAACTTGCATTATAATTTGCCAAAGAAAGAAGGAGTCTGCGACAGTTGTGGCGGCCGGCTGGTTCAGAGAAAAGATGATCAGGAAGAAACTGTCAGAAAGAGGATGATGGTATACAGGGAAAGTACAGAACCACTTATTTCGTATTATAAAGAACGTGGGACGTTAAAAAGGGTAGACGCGAATGGAGACATTGCGGGTGTATTTGATTTAATTTGTTCCATGCTTTAGAATATGATAATTATTAAGTCCCGGAAAGAGATTGAAAAGATAAGGGCATCCTGTATAATTGTTGCCGGGGCGCTTGATGAGTTAAAAAAAAAGGTGCGATCCGGGATAACGACAAGGGAATTGGATAGAATCGCAGAGGATTTTATAATTAAACATGGCGGGAAACCTGCTTTTAAAGGATACAAGGGTTACCCGAGTGCGACGTGCATATCAGTAAATGAAGAAATAGTGCATGGAATTCCATCAACAAGAGAATTAAAGGATGGTGACATCGTTAGCATTGATATAGGAGTCCTGCTTGATGGGTATTATGGTGATGCAGCAATTACTGTACCGGTTGATGAAGTAGATAGCGAAAGCAAGAGGCTTCTGGATGTGACTGAGAAATCGCTGTATAAGGCATTGGAGCTTGCAGAAACAGGCAACAGGGTGTCTGATATATCCTGCTCCATTCAGGATTATGTAGAAAAAGAAGGTTTCTCGGTTGTAAGAGATTTTGTGGGTCACGGAATAGGGAGTTCCCTTCATGAAGATCCGCCGGTTCCGAATTATGGCGAACGGGGAAAGGGCCCAAGATTGAAGGCCGGGATGGTGCTGGCAATAGAGCCTATGGTAAATGCCGGCAGCAGTGACCTGGTTGTTCTGGATAATGGGTGGACAGCTGTAACCATAGACAAATGTCGTTCTGCACATTTTGAACATACCGTGGCGATTACAGGGGATGGTCATGAGATATTGAGTATGCTATAATATTTAATTTACTTATTTAAAATATCAAGATAATTCATAAAAATGGCAAAAGAAGATTCAATTGAGGTACAGGGTACAATCATAGAGACGCTGCCTAATGCAATGTTTAAAGTTACATTGGATAACGGGCACAAAGTATTAGCCCATGTTTCAGGGAAGATGAGGATGCATTTTATTAAAATTCTGCCAGGCGATAAGGTAACGATAGAACTATCTCCCTATGACCTGACAAGAGGGCGAATTGTATATCGCTTCAAGTAGCTGATTAGAGAGGAGCTTCATCATGAAAGTCAGATCATCTGTAAAAAAAATGTGTATTAAATGTAAGATTATAAGACGCAAGGGAACATTACGCATTCTCTGTTCAAATTCAAGACATAAACAGAGGCAGGGGTAAGAACGGATTTTATAATCATAAGTCAGGAAGTAATATGCAATATGTTAAAGCAAAAAACTGACTTAATTAAAGAGGGGATTACAAATTGGCAAGAATAGAAGGAGTTGATTTACCGGGTGTTAAGAGAGTAGAAGTTGGCCTGACTTACATTTTTGGCATCGGTCGCAGTGCATCCAGGAAGATACTGGCTGCAGCTAATATTGATTTGAACAAGAAGGTCAAAGATCTTACAGAAGAGGAAGTAACTGCGATCAGGGATGAAATAGATAAGAACTTTACAGTCGAAGGTGATCTCAGACGTAAGGTTGCGATGAATATTAAACGGCTTATTGACATCGGAAGTTATAGAGGAGGCAGGCATAGACGGTCTCTCCCTCTGCGTGGACAGAGAACAAAAACGAATGCGAGAACCAGAAAGGGACCGCGTCGTACAATAGGTAATAAGAAGAAAGAAACTAAGTGAGGCAATAGAAATGGCTAAAAAGACACCAAAGAAAAAGGAAAAAAAGAATATTCAGACCGGAGTTGCCCATGTTCAGGCATCTTTCAATAATACGATTGTCACTATAACGGACGTTGGCGGAAATGTAATAGCCTGGTGTAGTGCTGGATCTGAAGGTTTCAAAGGGTCAAGGAAAAGCACACCTTTCGCTGCTCAGAAGGCTGCAGAGACAGCTGCAAGAAAGGGCATGGAACATGGATTACGTCATGTCGAGGTGCTTGTTACGGGTCCTGGCGCCGGTAGGGAGTCTGCAATCAGGGCGCTTCAGGCAGCAGGATTAAAGATTAATGCAATCAAAGATGTTACACCTATTCCTCATAATGGCTGCAGACCGCCAAAGCGGAGAAGGGTGTAGGAGGGAGACTTAGTTGGCTAGATACATCGGTCCTGTCTGCAGGATGTGCAGACGAGAAGGAATGAAGTTATATTTTAAAGGCAGTAGATGTATGACTGAAAAGTGTGCTTTTGAAAGGAGAGGTTATCCTCCAGGTGTACATGGTCAGCGTGCGCATAGGGGGTCGAAAGCGACCAACTACTGCATTCAGTTGAGGGAAAAGCAAAAGGTTAAGCGCGTATATGGTCTTTTGGAGGCACAGTTCAGAGGTTACTTTACAAAGGTATCTAAGAGAAAAGGGGTTACAGGTGAATTGTTGCTGCAAATGCTTGAGCGAAGACTGGATAATGCGGTCTTCAGGTCAGGGTTTGCTGAATCACGAAATGAGGCAAGACAATTAGTTAGACATGGTCATTTCCTGGTCAATGGGAAGAAAGTCAATCTTCCGTCATATCAGATTAAGGAAGGTGACATTATTGAGATAAAGGAAAAGAGCCGTGAGGATGTCAGATTAAAAGATGCCGTTGCAAACCTTGGAAACAAAACTATTCCGTCCTGGTTAGGTGTGGAAGGCGATAATTTCAGGGCACGTGTAACTGGACTTCCGGCCAGAGATGAGATACTGTTGCCGATAAGTGAGCAATTGATAGTAGAGCTCTACTCTAAGTAAATGCGGCTGTAACTACATATAAGCCGGGTGTATTTACCCGGGAGTAGCGAAGGTACTGATATAAGAAAATATTATTCAGGGGGAGCTAATGATAATAAGGACTAAAGACTTTCAGATTCCAAAAAAATTAGAAGTAAACAGCGATACATTAACACCAACATATGGAGAATTTTACGCAGAGCCGTTTGAAAGAGGCTTTGGTGTTACTATTGGAAATTCGCTTAGAAGAGTTCTATTATCCTCAATTGTTGGCGCAGCCATAACATCTGTCAAAATAAACAATGTGCTTCACGAGTTTTCTGCTATCCCTGGGGTAAAGGAAGATGTAACGGACATTATTCTAACATTAAAGAATCTTAGATTGAAGATGTATACTGATAAACCAAAAACGATTTACCTTCAGAAAAAGGGCCCTGGCACTGCGCTTGGCAGGGATATTATTCATGATGCAG
This portion of the Nitrospirota bacterium genome encodes:
- the rplE gene encoding 50S ribosomal protein L5; the protein is MPRLKEKYQKEVIPALIQEFSYENPVRAPHIKKIVVNAGIGEAVQNVKMLDGVVEELKQICGQQPLVTKSKKAIASYKLREGMPIGCKVTLRGNRMYEFLDRLISIALPRIRDFRGINGNSFDGMGNYTLGLKEQIIFPEIKYETVTFVHGFDITIVTSAENDNEGKALLRLMGMPFRK
- the rpsE gene encoding 30S ribosomal protein S5; this translates as MKKINPDELTLKDKVVHINRVAKVVKGGRRFSFSALVVIGDENGCVGFGKGKAAEVPEAIRKAMEHAKKNLVRFPLTNTTVPHEIIGHFGAEAVVIRPASSGTGIIAGGAVRAMMEVAGVQNVLCKSLGSGNPFNVVRATLEGLKLLRVPEEVIKLREAAIGSVQ
- the rpmC gene encoding 50S ribosomal protein L29, yielding MKMTELLAATIEELKGRETELKREMFNLRFQQAVGGSLENPMRIRNVKREIARIKTVAQQRKAEG
- the rpsC gene encoding 30S ribosomal protein S3 codes for the protein MGQKVHPIGFRLGYIKLWNSRWYAERGYAALLHEDLKVRNLVKSKLAHAGVSMIGIERSTQTAKVNIHTARPGIIIGRKGAEVDKLKKDLEALTGKQISVNILEIKKPEIDSQLVAENIASQLVKRIAFRRAMKKSVASAMRFGAQGIKIQCSGRLAGSEIARTEWYREGQVPLHTLRADIDYGFAEAKTTYGQIGIKVWIYKGEVLSDREDIAGVSA
- the rplR gene encoding 50S ribosomal protein L18, producing the protein MRRRTLSKEDLREKRHKRVRKKIAGTQERPRLCVYKSNRYIYAQIIDDMKGHTLASASSIEEAIRTENVNCEISRKVGALIGTRAVERGIKVVVFDRSGYRYHGNIKSLADGARESGLEF
- the rplV gene encoding 50S ribosomal protein L22, with product MESKAILRYARVAPRKARRVMNLVRGKNVGEALNILKFLPQHASFTIDKVLKSAIANARQKNIGDVDELVISSAFVDHGPALKRFKAGPMGKGMSRKKHMSHITVVLSTIEAAKRR
- the rpsS gene encoding 30S ribosomal protein S19; this encodes MARSVKKGPFIDSHLSKKIENMNRGGEKKILKTWSRRSTIIPEMIGHTIAVHNGKKFIPVYVTDNMIGHKLGEFSPTRSFKGHSGGKTEKSTSLK
- a CDS encoding type Z 30S ribosomal protein S14 — its product is MAKKSLIAKSKLDPKFKVRKYNRCPLCGRSRAFLRKFQMCRICFRSNSLLGNIPGVIKSSW
- the rpsQ gene encoding 30S ribosomal protein S17, producing the protein MVVKRRKEFVGKVVSDKMNKTVTVLVENLYKHPKYGKVVKMRMKFKAHDEENKCHAGDKVKIIETRPISKDKHWTVVDILESSQAGE
- a CDS encoding 50S ribosomal protein L24, which translates into the protein MQLRIKKGDTVEAIYGREKGKRGKVLRVLSSKGSRYVLVEQINMIKKHMKPSQKIKEGGIIEREGRMHISNVSMVCPKCSKATRVGVQVGDDKKLRYCKKCREIID
- the rplB gene encoding 50S ribosomal protein L2, with the protein product MGLKKFKPTSPGVRGKTSLTFDEITKSTPEKSLVSSKKRYGGRNNNGRITADHKGGGHRQLYRKIDFKRDKISIPAKVAAIEYDPNRTARIALLHYADGEKRYIVCPEGLKVGDQLSSGPESEIRVGNALPLSNIPLGTMIHNIELLPGRGAKLARSAGAAVQLMAKEGDYVTVRLGSGEIRMVHARCMATLGQVGNIEHFNVSIGKAGRSRWLGKRPHVRGVAMNPVDHPHGGGEGKTSGGRHPCTPWGKPTKGYKTRRNKTTGKLIIKRRK
- the rplW gene encoding 50S ribosomal protein L23; amino-acid sequence: MNIDIHDIICYPIITERSTMLREEMNKVLFIVNSYANKIQVKRAVEELLKVKVEKVNLINMPGKKKRLGKFEGIMPGKKKAVVTLRKGEKLAIFEGA
- the rplP gene encoding 50S ribosomal protein L16, which produces MLAPKKIKHRKVQKGRMNGKATRGAELSFGTFGIKTLEPGLITARQIEAARIAITRHVKRGGKVWIRIFPDKPVTKKPAETRMGKGKGPVEGWVAVVLPGRILYEMDGVSKEVAKEALRLAAHKLPVATKFIERGGDII
- the rpsH gene encoding 30S ribosomal protein S8, which translates into the protein MVMTDPIADMLTRIRNASNQKHSAVDIPISKLKLEMARILKESGFVQNYNVDGEGKDKKISVQLRYNRNDAPVITGLKRISKPGCRVYVGKDEVPRVIGGIGIAILSTSRGLLSDKEARKDKVGGEVLCYVW
- the rplF gene encoding 50S ribosomal protein L6, with the translated sequence MSRIGKKPIAIPKGVEVKVESNIVSVKGPKGSLQRTFSRDVNITNHEGTVTVASVGNEKQYRSLHGLTRTLISNMVEGVTNGYEKVLEISGVGYKSAMQGRNIMLNLGFSHQVIYPLPDGIDAAIDKQTVITLKGSDKELLGQVAANIRGMRLPEPYKGKGIKYKNERIVRKAGKTGKK
- the rplN gene encoding 50S ribosomal protein L14, producing the protein MIQPRTVLEVADNSGAKKVMCIRVMGGSNRRYAGIGDVIVVSVKEAIPDGTAKKGQVAKAVIVRSVDSIRRDDGSYIRFDKNAAVLINAQGEPIGTRIFGPVARELRWKKFMKIISLAPEVV